The Methanosphaera sp. BMS genome contains a region encoding:
- a CDS encoding right-handed parallel beta-helix repeat-containing protein translates to MIKSIFNKKYFLLLLISLMILISAVSAYEDNSTDDTGCEIKSETALDEYDVDTYSNDDKNLKSASKQTYYVNNKNFNNYFDDDGVINTKKVANQSTIILNDTFKDKTFYLGDISVTLSGVKDKTVLYNSSLLIETTSVKISNITINNTNDEIEKAIFVDANKAVIDNCKVIVNSTNDAYGIFVYGNNTKITNNVISVVGPSDEINWETDVAKTLSLVVLSNNNTITNNTISVYSSVEKANPGTIEAVSLQGDFQGRTSVNNTFSNNRIIANGDSYVYGLNLGNTVDNTIIENNNIQVQGGYFGDCLQIFSTVSNTTINNNTIVGLSYNLADGIVISKDNMQGKTENNNITNNRINITGNVTNLIEIYRATNTLIENNTISSISNIAGGIVATGENTTIRNNYVKLNATSSNSTPISYKSSNKASITDNEVQSNCDYSVELSDSRNVNVTDNILNSKTKGDGSVSYTNKKNIVKNNSASRIIETRTTTNAIKARIYDNITLTAKVTSTDGSKINNGYVIFKVNNQSLKDKNNTLVKAYVKNSQANIKYTVDKSWNKDNISIVAVYSGSGNILSSKSDAMKINVSKRDATVSMICGKNVVQGGDTVSLTAIVMDASKSVNGGQIIFKLNGQTIKDKNGKVIILDVKNGYATTSYTFDNGLSSKNCTITAVYSNSVYNRAEGTCAVFIDKSRPQIIASSIKTKTNVTRISAKIVEINGKAIRGTTQVAIKVNGQTFAVVAAVNGIINTTIKTSFKTGHYKLKIVAGENYRYFANTWEGFIEKE, encoded by the coding sequence ATGATTAAATCTATTTTTAATAAGAAATATTTCCTCTTATTATTAATAAGCTTGATGATATTGATATCAGCCGTATCAGCCTATGAAGATAACAGTACGGATGATACTGGTTGTGAGATTAAATCAGAAACAGCTCTTGATGAATATGATGTGGATACATATTCAAATGATGATAAAAACCTAAAATCAGCATCAAAACAAACATATTATGTAAACAATAAGAATTTTAACAATTACTTTGATGATGATGGGGTAATTAACACTAAGAAAGTTGCCAATCAATCCACAATAATATTAAACGATACATTTAAGGATAAGACATTCTATCTTGGTGATATCTCAGTCACATTATCTGGTGTTAAGGATAAAACAGTATTGTATAACTCATCACTATTAATCGAGACAACTTCAGTTAAAATCAGCAATATCACCATTAACAATACTAATGATGAAATAGAAAAAGCCATATTCGTCGATGCAAACAAGGCCGTTATAGATAACTGTAAGGTTATTGTCAACTCGACAAATGATGCATATGGAATCTTTGTCTATGGAAACAATACAAAAATCACAAATAATGTGATAAGTGTTGTTGGTCCGTCAGATGAAATCAACTGGGAAACGGATGTTGCTAAAACATTATCCCTTGTAGTGTTAAGTAATAACAACACCATTACAAATAACACTATAAGCGTATATTCGTCTGTGGAAAAGGCAAATCCCGGTACCATAGAAGCCGTATCCTTACAGGGAGACTTCCAGGGAAGAACATCAGTAAACAATACCTTCAGTAACAATAGAATAATTGCCAATGGAGATTCATATGTATATGGTCTTAACCTGGGAAACACAGTTGACAATACAATAATAGAAAACAATAACATACAAGTACAGGGTGGATACTTCGGGGATTGTCTTCAAATATTCTCCACGGTAAGCAACACCACCATCAACAACAATACAATAGTTGGACTTTCATATAACCTGGCCGATGGAATAGTAATATCCAAGGACAATATGCAGGGAAAAACTGAAAACAACAACATAACCAATAACAGAATTAACATAACAGGAAACGTAACCAACTTGATAGAAATATACAGGGCTACAAATACCCTCATAGAAAACAATACCATCTCATCAATATCCAATATTGCCGGTGGAATAGTAGCTACCGGTGAAAATACCACTATCAGAAACAATTACGTCAAATTAAATGCAACCAGCAGCAATTCTACACCAATATCATACAAGTCATCAAACAAAGCATCAATAACAGACAATGAAGTTCAAAGTAACTGTGACTACAGTGTTGAATTATCCGATTCAAGAAATGTCAACGTTACCGATAACATATTGAACAGTAAAACAAAGGGTGACGGCTCAGTCAGCTATACCAATAAGAAAAACATTGTTAAAAACAACTCCGCATCAAGAATCATTGAAACCAGGACTACAACAAATGCAATCAAAGCCCGTATATATGACAATATCACATTAACGGCTAAGGTTACTTCCACTGACGGAAGTAAGATAAATAACGGTTATGTAATATTCAAGGTAAACAATCAATCACTCAAGGATAAAAACAATACTCTAGTCAAGGCATACGTGAAGAATTCACAGGCCAATATAAAATATACCGTTGACAAGTCATGGAATAAGGATAACATATCAATCGTTGCAGTATACAGCGGTAGTGGAAATATTCTAAGTTCCAAAAGTGATGCCATGAAGATAAACGTATCTAAAAGGGACGCTACCGTTAGCATGATCTGTGGTAAAAATGTTGTTCAGGGTGGAGATACAGTATCATTGACGGCAATTGTTATGGATGCATCCAAGTCCGTTAATGGTGGCCAGATTATATTCAAATTGAATGGTCAGACCATTAAGGATAAGAACGGTAAAGTTATCATATTGGATGTGAAAAATGGTTATGCTACTACAAGCTATACATTTGATAATGGATTGTCATCCAAAAACTGTACAATTACCGCCGTTTATTCAAACAGTGTATATAACAGGGCGGAAGGTACGTGTGCAGTATTTATCGACAAGTCAAGACCTCAAATCATAGCAAGCAGCATTAAAACAAAGACAAACGTCACAAGAATAAGTGCTAAGATTGTCGAAATCAATGGTAAGGCTATCAGGGGTACAACACAGGTGGCTATTAAGGTTAATGGACAGACTTTTGCTGTTGTTGCCGCTGTTAACGGTATCATTAACACTACCATAAAGACATCATTTAAGACTGGTCATTATAAGTTAAAAATAGTTGCCGGTGAAAATTACCGTTATTTTGCTAATACATGGGAAGGATTTATAGAAAAGGAGTAA
- a CDS encoding MTH1187 family thiamine-binding protein: MITADFAILPVGINSTELKEYVTKAVQVIKDSGLNYQLTAMGTQIEADDYESLYQAIAKAQEALFDMGLGRVYTVIKIDDRRDKDGRTLQAKIDTVNELLD, encoded by the coding sequence ATGATAACAGCGGACTTTGCAATACTGCCGGTAGGAATTAACTCAACGGAACTAAAGGAATATGTTACCAAAGCAGTACAGGTAATTAAGGATTCTGGTCTAAACTACCAGTTGACAGCCATGGGAACACAGATAGAAGCCGACGATTATGAAAGCCTATACCAAGCAATAGCCAAGGCCCAAGAGGCATTGTTTGACATGGGATTGGGTCGTGTATATACGGTTATAAAAATAGATGACCGTCGTGACAAGGATGGAAGAACCTTACAGGCAAAAATCGACACGGTCAACGAATTACTGGATTGA
- the thiM gene encoding hydroxyethylthiazole kinase — translation MIFDDKRLNDISNNIELLRKSSPLIHCITNYVTINDCANAVLAIGASPAMANEAPEIREFVELAGACVINMGTLLDNQIEAMKEVAIHTKETNTPLVIDPIALGVSKLRNDTTMKLIKLSNPSIIRGNMSEIKALANLYDVYDTKSKAKGVDVSDEDIISQNNLEDNVELVSQLAKKLNTVINVSGPIDIISDSTNNYIIDNGEAIMSRITGSGCMLTSILGAFCSVTNPLDAAITGSLAMAISGQLAYNKTVYNREGSGSFRTYLIDELYNMNDEKLLKYSKLYGV, via the coding sequence ATGATATTTGACGATAAAAGATTAAATGATATAAGTAATAATATCGAATTGTTACGAAAATCCTCTCCCCTAATTCATTGTATTACTAATTATGTTACCATTAATGATTGTGCCAATGCAGTACTTGCCATAGGAGCTTCCCCTGCCATGGCTAACGAAGCACCCGAAATCAGGGAATTTGTAGAATTGGCTGGAGCATGTGTAATAAATATGGGAACACTCCTGGATAATCAGATTGAAGCCATGAAAGAGGTAGCCATACACACAAAAGAAACAAACACTCCTCTGGTAATAGATCCAATAGCTCTTGGAGTATCAAAACTAAGAAACGATACGACGATGAAGTTGATAAAGCTATCAAATCCATCAATTATCAGGGGTAACATGTCCGAAATAAAGGCATTAGCCAATTTATATGATGTATACGATACAAAATCAAAGGCAAAAGGAGTGGATGTATCCGACGAGGATATCATTTCCCAAAATAATCTTGAGGACAACGTTGAACTGGTAAGTCAATTGGCTAAAAAACTGAACACGGTAATCAACGTATCAGGTCCAATAGACATAATATCCGATTCCACCAATAACTACATAATCGATAACGGTGAGGCCATAATGAGTAGAATAACAGGCAGCGGATGTATGCTCACATCAATACTGGGTGCATTCTGCAGTGTTACAAACCCATTGGATGCTGCCATAACAGGTAGTTTGGCAATGGCAATAAGCGGTCAATTGGCATACAATAAAACAGTATACAACAGGGAAGGTTCTGGATCATTTAGAACATACTTAATCGATGAACTATATAACATGAATGATGAAAAACTATTGAAATACTCAAAACTATATGGGGTGTAA
- a CDS encoding C1 family peptidase yields MKKYRKYCFLLIIMAIILLFATSIVSATANSTDNNEVKSVHSIEKDITKGYSQIKADTIVEDDEVISCDETDKSVDKNLKSAGKQSVIYVSSNARAADSGESMDKPATITNAINNIADGGSIYLITNSTSDKYQLNSSLYLSYKSFSIVGESSKNITIESTKSELMHLYQSTINVTNINFINKDSHSSAIYMQYSNMKIDNCSFIGNIRNNYSSCIYAASSNVTIIGTNFFNNSGIYGNIYSSSNTNMTISYCLFENNTADIGGAIYSKNSYYKIRKSKFRYNNASHAGCLYMYNSKLESTDNIFEKNTADYYGGAIVSLDNQTVTVKTTNFTNNNASIAGAIYSMYTPLSITDSIFESNNAYTAGAVYSFNNTLSIQKSALVNNNMGDSIVVALTTKKCDLNNNWWGLNNPDFNQITDGKIPDTWLLMRLYKNTNSSVNVTLNQLSNGSTINTSIKRLAKFMSKDTNTTLSSFNIINSINKQYTCNESQLLVCIDNEVMDLYSKITPLLLSSNITAKKNANISIQVRSNKDISGNITIYVNKKKIATIKTQEVMKYSYSLPATLESGVYDINITYTGNSKYNKTSTVYNLIIASTTIDKTNNITPTRSYKNTTVKLPSYYNLADLNQTTPVKRQGSSGSCITFASMAALESSIKKVTGMEYDLSENNLKNILKRFSVIGYSNLLPNDGGYDFEPVGYFASGLGPVLESMDGYDTESVLSPQFSSEIQVQNIYFVPHRQNYTDNNLIKEAIMKYGGVFTSIQSSSNLNIYSQSTTSNHVVCIVGWNDSYSKSNFSPNPPGNGAFIIKNSWGTGIGMQGYQYVSYYDHVIGDLIYNNTYNDINFAVDYNNLYNYSSIYQYDSIVYVYKISDNSGSYSLKNVYTANQSQVLSAVGTYFVNTSNYTIKVYINGNLAANMNGCIDYPGYRTIYLDKFYRINPYDEIVVTVDIQQNMDANYIYVPLQDSDYPTYSRANISFISYDKQKTWEDLYTSNTDYFTAPIKVYMMNLPKLNSVVKYADDLLNISSQIVDLNGSAKLYYRLNDDYLYNGNNKIISNSISKSQNVTVSNSTKGLSNGKYTLETILVYDGINITQKNYFTVNKNSITLNVTDITGYINQTRTLDVELIDSKNKTKKISEGIITVSYANKTVIASAKVSNNHAKISLTNTKAGNYTLSVTYSNSTHYNDTYKKITYTVNKMPTTLTVTTTNTYVLNTSIISGKLVDKNNKPLSGATINIVINSNTYKAKTNDSGEYSYNYKNTIVAKNNVTARYDGSGIYNSTSKTITYTTSILPTTISLTRINGTIGEKITLKATVKDKFNNPVNSGYVIFKINSVTVKDNGQLNGSSNALKVYVKNGIASTDIIAYLNVRYGQNLTAVYSGTSSYESVRSGIAKIDIALRKAQIVVKCNATMAKQDTYIKFTATIYDVTSGKRSGVIHNLSEQYVYFKVNGITMKNADGTVYQAKIVNGVATYIYKIPKGFMGITDAKTFNVKNHTVTAGLYNKNYCPDVVNYTYFQVERSSVTISVTNAVINSKTHKLYLNATMKDYKNNYLVGPSKIIIKVNGVTLTDSKGKAIYFMINEGRIQLKDVNVPVASKYTSLTIVTQDRLGYKSGRVTSTKITVKA; encoded by the coding sequence ATGAAAAAATATAGAAAGTATTGTTTTTTACTGATAATAATGGCAATTATATTATTATTCGCAACAAGCATTGTTAGTGCCACAGCCAATAGCACCGACAATAATGAAGTAAAAAGCGTACATTCAATCGAAAAGGACATTACAAAGGGTTATTCACAGATTAAAGCAGATACAATTGTTGAAGATGATGAAGTCATATCCTGTGATGAGACCGATAAGTCAGTTGACAAGAACCTGAAAAGTGCAGGCAAACAATCAGTAATATATGTAAGCTCCAATGCCAGGGCCGCCGATAGCGGAGAGAGCATGGACAAGCCTGCCACGATAACAAATGCAATCAACAACATTGCAGACGGCGGCAGCATATATCTGATTACTAACTCCACATCGGATAAATATCAGCTGAATTCATCATTGTACTTGAGTTACAAATCATTCAGCATCGTTGGTGAAAGTTCCAAGAACATTACAATAGAATCCACGAAAAGTGAACTGATGCATCTTTATCAAAGCACAATTAATGTGACAAATATTAATTTCATAAACAAGGATTCTCATAGCAGTGCGATATACATGCAGTATTCCAATATGAAAATTGATAATTGTAGCTTTATAGGAAATATACGTAATAATTATTCATCATGTATATATGCAGCATCATCAAATGTGACGATTATAGGTACAAACTTCTTTAACAACAGCGGTATCTACGGTAACATATACTCAAGTTCAAATACGAACATGACCATCAGCTATTGTCTGTTTGAAAATAACACCGCCGATATCGGAGGAGCAATCTATTCCAAAAACTCATACTACAAGATAAGAAAGAGCAAATTCAGATACAACAATGCCAGTCATGCCGGATGTTTATACATGTACAATTCAAAGCTTGAATCAACCGACAACATATTTGAAAAGAACACTGCCGATTATTATGGTGGAGCAATTGTATCACTGGATAATCAAACGGTTACGGTTAAAACGACAAACTTCACTAATAACAATGCATCAATTGCAGGTGCAATATACTCCATGTATACTCCACTTAGCATAACAGACAGCATATTCGAATCAAATAACGCATATACAGCAGGTGCCGTGTATTCATTCAACAACACGTTAAGCATTCAAAAATCTGCACTCGTAAACAATAACATGGGAGATTCCATAGTAGTAGCTCTGACAACAAAAAAATGTGACCTCAACAATAATTGGTGGGGCCTGAACAATCCGGACTTCAACCAGATTACAGACGGCAAGATACCGGATACATGGCTACTTATGAGACTATACAAAAACACCAACAGTAGCGTGAATGTTACATTGAATCAACTATCCAACGGATCAACCATTAACACGTCAATCAAAAGACTGGCCAAATTCATGTCAAAAGACACCAACACTACCCTATCATCATTCAATATCATAAATAGCATTAATAAACAATACACGTGCAATGAATCACAGCTATTGGTATGTATAGACAATGAAGTTATGGATTTATACTCAAAGATTACACCATTGCTTTTAAGCAGCAACATTACGGCCAAAAAGAATGCAAACATCAGCATCCAAGTAAGATCAAACAAGGATATAAGCGGCAATATAACAATATATGTCAACAAAAAGAAGATTGCCACAATCAAGACACAGGAAGTAATGAAGTATTCATATTCCCTTCCGGCTACACTTGAATCAGGAGTCTATGACATAAATATCACATATACCGGTAATTCCAAGTACAACAAGACCAGTACAGTCTATAATCTGATAATAGCATCAACGACTATTGACAAGACAAACAACATAACGCCGACAAGAAGCTATAAAAATACCACCGTCAAGCTTCCTAGCTACTATAACCTGGCAGACCTGAACCAGACAACACCCGTCAAAAGACAGGGTTCAAGTGGTAGCTGCATAACATTTGCATCAATGGCAGCACTCGAATCATCAATTAAGAAAGTCACGGGCATGGAATATGACCTGTCGGAAAATAATCTGAAGAACATACTTAAGAGATTTTCCGTTATCGGCTATTCTAACTTACTGCCTAATGATGGAGGATATGACTTTGAACCTGTAGGATACTTTGCAAGTGGACTTGGACCTGTACTTGAATCAATGGATGGATACGATACGGAATCCGTATTGTCACCTCAGTTTTCATCAGAAATACAGGTGCAGAACATTTACTTTGTCCCACACAGACAGAATTACACAGACAATAATCTTATAAAGGAGGCCATAATGAAGTATGGTGGAGTGTTTACAAGTATTCAGTCAAGCAGTAACCTTAACATCTACTCACAGTCAACAACATCCAATCACGTGGTATGTATCGTCGGATGGAATGACTCCTACAGCAAGAGCAACTTCTCACCTAACCCTCCGGGCAATGGTGCGTTCATCATAAAAAACAGCTGGGGAACAGGTATAGGTATGCAAGGTTATCAATACGTATCATACTATGACCATGTAATTGGGGATTTGATATATAATAATACCTATAATGACATAAACTTTGCCGTTGACTATAACAATCTGTATAACTACTCAAGCATCTATCAATATGACTCAATCGTATACGTCTATAAGATTAGTGACAACAGCGGATCATATTCATTGAAGAATGTCTACACGGCCAATCAATCACAGGTATTGTCTGCGGTGGGTACGTACTTTGTAAACACTTCCAACTACACAATTAAGGTGTATATAAACGGTAACCTTGCAGCTAACATGAATGGATGTATCGATTATCCGGGTTACAGAACTATATACCTTGATAAATTCTATAGGATAAACCCTTATGATGAGATAGTGGTGACCGTTGATATCCAGCAAAATATGGATGCCAATTACATCTATGTACCATTGCAGGACAGCGATTATCCGACATATTCAAGGGCTAACATCTCATTTATCAGCTATGATAAACAGAAGACGTGGGAGGATTTATATACCAGCAACACTGATTATTTCACTGCACCGATAAAGGTATACATGATGAATCTTCCAAAGTTAAACAGTGTCGTTAAATACGCTGATGACCTGCTTAACATATCCTCACAGATAGTAGATTTAAATGGCAGTGCTAAGCTGTACTACAGATTAAATGATGATTACCTGTATAATGGAAACAATAAGATTATCTCCAACAGCATCAGCAAATCACAGAATGTGACCGTTTCAAACAGTACCAAGGGATTGTCAAACGGCAAGTATACATTGGAAACTATTCTTGTCTATGATGGAATAAACATTACACAGAAAAATTATTTCACTGTAAACAAAAACAGCATCACCTTGAATGTCACCGACATAACCGGCTACATCAACCAGACAAGGACTTTGGATGTGGAGCTAATAGACAGCAAAAACAAGACCAAGAAAATAAGCGAGGGCATTATAACCGTCAGCTATGCAAATAAGACTGTAATAGCATCGGCCAAGGTATCGAATAATCATGCGAAAATCAGCCTTACAAATACCAAGGCAGGAAACTATACATTATCGGTTACATACTCCAATAGCACACACTACAATGACACGTATAAGAAGATTACATATACCGTTAATAAAATGCCTACAACACTTACTGTGACGACAACGAATACCTACGTGTTAAATACCAGCATCATTAGCGGAAAACTTGTGGATAAAAACAACAAACCATTATCCGGTGCAACAATCAACATCGTGATAAACAGCAACACATATAAGGCAAAGACAAACGACAGTGGAGAATACTCATACAACTATAAAAATACCATAGTGGCTAAAAATAATGTGACTGCAAGATATGATGGAAGCGGCATATATAACTCCACTTCAAAAACGATTACATATACCACTTCAATTCTTCCCACTACCATTAGCCTTACAAGAATTAATGGTACTATCGGTGAGAAGATAACATTGAAGGCAACAGTCAAGGACAAGTTCAATAATCCCGTAAATAGCGGTTATGTGATTTTCAAGATTAACTCGGTAACCGTTAAGGATAACGGTCAGCTAAACGGCAGCAGTAACGCTTTAAAGGTTTATGTGAAAAACGGCATAGCCTCAACCGATATAATAGCATATCTGAACGTGCGTTATGGTCAGAACCTTACAGCGGTATACTCCGGTACTTCCAGTTATGAATCTGTAAGATCAGGAATCGCCAAGATTGACATAGCCCTTAGAAAGGCACAGATTGTGGTTAAGTGCAATGCCACCATGGCAAAACAGGATACATACATCAAGTTTACGGCTACAATCTATGATGTGACAAGCGGTAAAAGATCCGGCGTTATACATAACCTATCTGAGCAGTACGTGTACTTTAAGGTTAACGGCATAACCATGAAAAACGCTGACGGCACTGTCTATCAGGCAAAGATTGTTAATGGTGTAGCTACATACATCTATAAGATTCCTAAGGGATTTATGGGAATTACCGACGCGAAAACATTTAACGTCAAGAACCATACTGTAACCGCGGGTTTATACAATAAGAATTATTGTCCTGACGTGGTTAATTATACCTACTTCCAGGTTGAAAGAAGCAGTGTGACAATTAGCGTGACAAATGCCGTCATCAACAGCAAGACCCATAAACTGTATCTGAATGCAACCATGAAGGACTACAAAAACAACTACCTTGTCGGTCCAAGCAAGATTATTATCAAGGTCAATGGTGTTACCCTAACTGATTCCAAGGGCAAGGCAATTTATTTCATGATTAATGAAGGTAGGATTCAGTTGAAGGACGTCAATGTTCCTGTTGCCTCAAAGTATACATCACTTACAATCGTTACACAGGACAGGCTTGGTTATAAAAGTGGCAGAGTAACATCCACTAAGATAACTGTTAAAGCTTAG
- a CDS encoding Ig-like domain-containing protein, with product MTINITKNITLQANPTLGSNIKNLRIEGNGFTINGANQYQFLRIPSATKVTINNISIINCYNSEGSVIYNNGTVIIRNSNLTNNTARWDGSVIYNNAGIANISGSNINYNNAEFGGAIYNNEGNLIIIGSNLNYNTARNNGGAIYKINGNLTIVASYFNNNNATGDYGVGGAIYNDGGNLSVTGCDFNNNNANYRGGAIYNTGSDTSSNIVLSTFNNNYPPNFRINNENEQFSIELNLNDGFIDVDTVAVYLDNQAECVYTGPLDGYAVPLGYIIRLVVNGSDINSFHNNTFIIRPASNVEVNNYSELVTAVNNAKSLDYNEYYISLSQGDYNATTGMTWGDASGKVIYVKVVNGTATIENYVVPTEWTRNDTTIQAIYTGSAQCSKLTSEKTQPVISPMAPSITTNDITATAGEQITFTANINDGDKQINTGKVLFKINGKTIKDASGKVLYVKVVNGIASLNYTIHSDMNAKNYNITAIFTSPNYEKLEDTKTLTVN from the coding sequence GTGACAATCAACATTACCAAGAACATTACACTCCAAGCAAATCCAACTTTAGGAAGTAACATAAAGAATTTAAGAATTGAAGGTAACGGATTTACAATAAACGGGGCCAATCAATACCAATTCCTTCGTATACCATCAGCAACCAAGGTGACTATAAATAATATCAGCATAATAAACTGTTATAATAGTGAGGGCAGTGTAATATATAACAATGGTACTGTTATCATAAGAAACTCCAACCTCACTAACAACACGGCAAGATGGGATGGAAGTGTAATATACAACAATGCAGGAATTGCAAATATTAGCGGTTCCAACATCAACTACAACAACGCAGAATTTGGAGGAGCAATATACAACAATGAAGGAAACCTTATAATAATAGGCTCCAACCTCAACTACAACACCGCAAGAAATAATGGAGGTGCAATATACAAGATAAATGGTAATCTTACTATAGTAGCTTCCTATTTCAACAACAACAATGCAACAGGAGATTATGGGGTTGGAGGTGCAATCTATAATGATGGAGGTAACCTATCCGTAACAGGTTGCGACTTCAACAACAACAATGCAAATTACCGTGGTGGTGCAATATATAACACAGGTAGTGATACCAGTTCAAATATTGTCCTTTCAACCTTTAACAATAATTACCCACCAAACTTTAGAATTAACAATGAAAATGAACAATTTTCCATTGAATTGAATTTAAATGACGGATTTATAGATGTGGATACTGTTGCTGTTTACCTTGACAATCAAGCAGAATGCGTATATACAGGACCATTGGATGGTTATGCTGTACCCTTAGGTTATATTATACGTTTAGTAGTAAATGGTAGTGATATCAATAGTTTCCATAACAACACATTTATCATAAGACCGGCATCCAACGTGGAGGTTAATAATTATTCTGAACTTGTCACTGCAGTTAATAATGCTAAAAGTTTAGATTATAATGAATATTACATATCATTATCACAGGGCGATTACAATGCAACCACCGGAATGACTTGGGGTGATGCAAGCGGTAAAGTAATATACGTTAAAGTAGTAAACGGTACTGCAACAATAGAAAACTATGTAGTACCAACGGAATGGACCAGGAATGATACAACAATACAAGCAATATACACAGGATCTGCCCAATGTAGTAAGCTAACAAGCGAAAAAACACAACCAGTCATATCACCGATGGCACCAAGCATCACGACAAACGATATCACGGCAACTGCAGGAGAACAGATTACATTCACAGCCAATATCAACGATGGTGATAAACAAATCAACACGGGTAAGGTACTCTTTAAAATAAACGGTAAAACAATTAAAGACGCAAGCGGCAAGGTACTCTATGTAAAGGTTGTAAATGGAATTGCAAGTCTAAACTATACAATACATAGTGATATGAATGCTAAGAATTATAACATCACGGCAATCTTCACTTCACCTAACTATGAAAAACTTGAAGATACCAAAACCCTTACTGTCAACTAG